The following DNA comes from Candidatus Woesearchaeota archaeon.
AAGAACCATAGCATAAACAAAAGCATGACGTACTTCATTATTGCGGTACCTGATCTGGTTTGTATTAGAAGGTTTTTGCTGTCTGCTTTTATGGCGCATGTAATCGACAATAGGGAGAGATATCGTAGCTACGAATGATGAAACAACCAGTGTCCAAAGTACTTTTTCTAATTTGTCCATTTCAATATATCAGTAAATTCTATTATTTATAAATATTTCTAATCGGCTATTTTGAACACCTAATCGATCGATATGATGCGTGGTGGAAGGCGCTTAAACTAAATTTTACTTATATTCTCTCCATACGTGCCTGCATTTCTCGCACTTGTAAAATCTTGTTTCAGCTTCATCTCCAGCTCTTGTCTGCATTGTCCAGAAATATGCCTTGCTGTGGCCGCATTTGTCGCATTCTGCATCTGTCAATGGCAAAACTTCCTTGTCAGCATCCACAACGCCAAACATTATATCTTTCTTGGCTTCTTTTTTTGGCTCATCTTTCAGCTTCAAGCTTTCCTTTCCTTTATCCTTATGGCCGCACGAGCATTGCCAAATTCCTTTTTTAGGCACCATTATAGAGCCGCATTTCGGGCAGAACATTTTATTCACCTCACGCAAAAATTAAATTTTCCAAACACGCATAAAAACTTCACAAAGCCGATTTTCACATAACCCAGATAAGGAACCCTGAAAAGGGTTTTTCCAACAAGCTGCGCTTCAGTTATCTGCAGCTCATCCTGCACATGTCCTGCATTGTTGTCGCCTTTTGTCCTGAAATAATAAATATTGCCGTCTGCCCATTTCTTGACAACCCTGTGGATTATCGGATCAGACCTATATGGGCTTCTGAAAACAATTATATCCCCTAGTTTTACGCTTTTTGGATCGGCTTTCATCAAAAACATTATGTCTCCTATGTTAAAGCCTTTTGCAAGCGGATATTTCTGGAAATCCTCTTTTGTAATGTTGTAATTATGGTAAAACTGGCCCTGGCTGCACGCCCCTGACTCGCACAACGCATTGGAAGCCCACCATTCTTCGAATTGCTGATGATGCTCCATGCTTGATGAAACAACTGCAACTATTGGGTGGGATGTTCCGAGGACCAGGCCCAATCCGGGATAGACTATGAATTTTATAAGAACGAATGCAAGTATTATATTGACGATCCAGCTCAGCAGGCTGTCTTCATGCCATATGAAGTGCCATGTTTTTTTTAAAAAGTTAATTATTTTTTTCATTTTTATTGCTCTCTGTTTTCTATCCTCAACAAGAGGCAGTAATGGCTCCAAGATAATTTCCGCGACAGTGTCTCGGAATTCCTGAAGAGATGGTAAAACTTTCTCATCTTCTCTAAGTTGTCTCTAGAAAATCCCTTTCCAAATTTTTTAACTAAGTCTCTTGAAAGATTATCTAAAAGTGCAGTGCCATACTCTGCTTTTTCTTTGCCCATTTGCTCGTATTCGACAATTCTTTTTCCAATCTCCCGGTATGCCTTTACAAGTATAGAATTGACCGCCTGGTATGCCTGCCTTCTGCCCTGCTCTAAGAGCTTTCCGATATTGTCAATTAGTGAGGCGTATTTTGCACCTTGTTTTTGGACATTGCTCATTCATCATGAAAATAATGAAAAATATTATAAATATATCGGTTTTTATATGAAATTATGAATAAAAATTATTACGAAGGAACGCTTCAGCTGAGAAACCCGACTGAAGAAATCATAAACTTTGTCAAAGCGCAGATTGACAGGGAAAAAAGCGAAAGCGTATTTGTAGCGAAAGCAGTTGATGTTGATAAAGGGGTTGACCTTTATCTGAGCAACAACGGATTCCTGATACAATTGGGCAAAAGATTAAAGAAGCATTTTAGGGGTGAGCTTTTGATCACCACAAGGCTTTTCACAATGGACAGGCAGACAAGCAAGGAAGTGCACCGCGTTAGTGTGAAATTCACTCCTTCAGCGATCAAGAAAGGCGATATCATAACCTACAAGGGAGAGAAAGTGGAGATCCTGGGCACAGGTAAGAAGATAAGCGCAAAGAACATTAAAACCGGGAAGAAGATGATGCTGGATTTTGATAAGCTGCAAATTTAATCCCTTTTTTCTTTCCTATATTCCTGCACAACCTTATTCAATATATCTGCCTTCTCTTTCTGCCTTTTAAAATCCTTTTTGCTGGCAATTGCAAAATAGCTGTTTTCCTCGATCTGAACATCTTTTGAATTAATAAAGATAAACTGATCCTTTAATTTCTTTGACGGCTCTTTTTTGAATATCACAAACCTTACTTTGTATTTTAAAGAATCAATTATTTTTTCGCTGTAAGTATTTGGATCATCAACAAGCAAAACATCTTCATTTCCAATGTTCAATATTTTATTTTTCGATTCAAATTCCTGATTTGTGAAATTATTTAGTTTTTTAGCAAGAAAATGCTCATCGCCAATCTTTGAAATAAAGCCATGAATATTCTTAAGCTCGCCTTTTAATTTATTTAATTCCTCCTCTTGCTGTTTATTCATTTTTGACAATGAAAAAATCTTGTTTTCCTTGAACCCGAGCATTTCCTTGTATTTTCCTTCAGGCTTTGCTTCGGGCTTTGAGCTGATCCTTTCAAACAGCTTTTTATTCTTCGCCTGCAAAATCTCTATTCTCTGGTTTAATTTCTTATTGAAATCCCTTACCAATTCAAGCTCTTTTCTCAGCTTTTCAT
Coding sequences within:
- a CDS encoding DUF460 domain-containing protein, which translates into the protein MDKKLLVIGIDPGTTSAYAVFDINKNLIKKDYSKEHNISRIISEVMKLGKPLLVGSDKNPPSNFVVEFAAKTGAELIWPDKDLLVEEKKELSKDFIYSNPHELDAVSSALFVFKRLAALFTKLDIFVKENKIENIENELKEKVIREKISMKTALDEIKKKNVVPIYERREIIIKRQPEDYEKLRKELELVRDFNKKLNQRIEILQAKNKKLFERISSKPEAKPEGKYKEMLGFKENKIFSLSKMNKQQEEELNKLKGELKNIHGFISKIGDEHFLAKKLNNFTNQEFESKNKILNIGNEDVLLVDDPNTYSEKIIDSLKYKVRFVIFKKEPSKKLKDQFIFINSKDVQIEENSYFAIASKKDFKRQKEKADILNKVVQEYRKEKRD
- a CDS encoding signal peptidase I yields the protein MKKIINFLKKTWHFIWHEDSLLSWIVNIILAFVLIKFIVYPGLGLVLGTSHPIVAVVSSSMEHHQQFEEWWASNALCESGACSQGQFYHNYNITKEDFQKYPLAKGFNIGDIMFLMKADPKSVKLGDIIVFRSPYRSDPIIHRVVKKWADGNIYYFRTKGDNNAGHVQDELQITEAQLVGKTLFRVPYLGYVKIGFVKFLCVFGKFNFCVR
- a CDS encoding transcription factor S; its protein translation is MFCPKCGSIMVPKKGIWQCSCGHKDKGKESLKLKDEPKKEAKKDIMFGVVDADKEVLPLTDAECDKCGHSKAYFWTMQTRAGDEAETRFYKCEKCRHVWREYK